From a single Deltaproteobacteria bacterium genomic region:
- a CDS encoding sigma-70 family RNA polymerase sigma factor: protein MGTGFLKQLINAITGRHGGAGGKFSKVSDEDLVRMYIETGDEAAFEAIVGRYADKIYGFALRITRDTGSAEEVFQEVFLTLTKKIDTFRGESKFSSWLYRVSLNTSYMHLRARKKFEKNLSLENYAPYDENGTLMGKIKNKDFSDRPDIAIFRKEALDIIENAVDELPESYRTVFHLRDIEGMTNEEVSEVLDISVPAVKSRLHRARLFLRDRLSEYFNEWRR, encoded by the coding sequence ATGGGAACCGGTTTTCTAAAACAACTGATAAACGCTATAACGGGCAGGCATGGAGGAGCGGGCGGAAAGTTCTCGAAAGTATCTGATGAGGACCTTGTAAGAATGTACATTGAAACAGGGGACGAAGCGGCTTTTGAGGCCATTGTGGGTAGATATGCGGACAAAATTTACGGATTTGCGCTCAGGATCACGCGAGATACGGGCAGCGCCGAGGAAGTTTTCCAGGAAGTGTTTTTAACCCTGACGAAAAAGATCGATACGTTCAGGGGGGAATCCAAATTCTCGAGCTGGCTCTACAGGGTGAGTTTGAACACCAGTTATATGCATTTGAGGGCGCGAAAGAAGTTTGAAAAAAACCTGAGCCTCGAAAACTATGCCCCGTATGATGAAAACGGAACCTTGATGGGGAAGATCAAGAACAAGGATTTCAGCGATAGACCCGACATAGCTATTTTCAGAAAGGAAGCTCTGGATATAATAGAAAATGCCGTTGACGAGCTTCCTGAGTCTTACCGTACTGTATTTCATCTAAGGGATATAGAGGGAATGACGAATGAGGAAGTTTCGGAAGTTCTCGATATTAGCGTTCCGGCCGTAAAGTCGAGACTCCACAGGGCAAGGCTGTTTCTGAGAGACAGACTGTCGGAATATTTCAATGAATGGAGAAGGTGA
- a CDS encoding zf-HC2 domain-containing protein encodes MNGEGDNMFMCKDVVENIMGYIDQELDLRTLEELEKHTGMCPECKAFVDTYKRMLELAGKLRERSFVTPEIRSRLKILLNSKIKPN; translated from the coding sequence ATGAATGGAGAAGGTGATAACATGTTCATGTGCAAGGACGTCGTAGAGAATATTATGGGCTATATCGATCAGGAACTTGACCTGCGAACACTCGAGGAGCTCGAGAAACACACCGGAATGTGTCCCGAATGCAAGGCTTTCGTGGACACCTACAAAAGAATGCTCGAACTCGCTGGCAAGCTCAGGGAAAGGTCGTTCGTCACTCCGGAGATAAGAAGCAGGCTCAAAATCCTTCTTAATTCCAAGATAAAACCCAACTGA
- a CDS encoding SH3 domain-containing protein has translation MKGDIDKDLARENLRRISTNFELDLLRLIKTLNLISQSRELYKNQIDRIETLTEKYKSGLNVFTVKLLDAERKSSSPSSPSLGDPYSPPGEPLSQVQSFTGIIDELRGYLDDIGTEIEKLKKEHLDKLDSVYSVYNLELGASQTDLDAKLLGLQNELTRLAASGIYGAEQKKEQNGRTAEKTDSKEIDENKKDIIAPPGTKPETAKKAVTPDTASAKTKPSFSSSDSKPTEDEDKNSALKSTYVIGAGLLIFGVIIGVLFYDLLMRRWGVLEYTEQEMIDVLGSGEITANGGAPVPETDGTTDRLAEEAPDTVQPDGIDTPDASALLEEWAESGKIPGGAESDAIDNEAEKVVQSSEADEETATEPPAPDYKSYTVQGAGANVRSGPGMNHSIVTVVKRGQEFKGTGKRQGRWYKIIAPDGKEGWISGKIIREVK, from the coding sequence ATGAAAGGGGATATAGACAAAGATCTCGCCAGAGAGAATCTGAGAAGAATTTCTACAAACTTCGAACTGGATCTACTGCGTCTCATAAAGACGCTTAATCTGATCTCCCAGTCAAGAGAGCTGTATAAAAATCAAATCGATCGGATAGAGACTCTGACCGAAAAGTATAAATCCGGACTTAACGTCTTTACAGTCAAGCTCCTGGACGCCGAGAGGAAGTCCTCCTCACCTTCTTCGCCAAGCTTGGGAGACCCCTATTCGCCTCCCGGAGAACCCCTCTCTCAAGTCCAATCGTTTACAGGCATAATAGATGAACTGAGAGGATACCTCGACGATATAGGCACGGAAATCGAGAAATTAAAGAAGGAGCATCTGGACAAGCTGGACTCGGTTTATTCCGTATATAACCTTGAATTGGGCGCCTCGCAGACAGACCTCGACGCGAAACTGCTCGGACTTCAGAACGAGTTAACGCGTCTGGCCGCCTCCGGGATTTACGGAGCGGAGCAAAAAAAAGAGCAAAACGGAAGGACCGCTGAAAAGACGGATTCTAAAGAAATTGACGAGAATAAAAAGGATATAATCGCGCCTCCCGGCACAAAGCCGGAGACCGCCAAAAAGGCGGTCACTCCTGACACGGCAAGCGCAAAGACCAAACCCTCTTTCTCAAGTTCCGATAGTAAGCCAACCGAAGATGAGGACAAGAATTCTGCACTAAAAAGCACCTATGTGATAGGGGCCGGTCTTTTGATCTTCGGCGTTATTATCGGAGTGCTGTTTTATGATTTGCTAATGAGGAGATGGGGCGTCCTGGAATACACGGAGCAAGAGATGATCGACGTCCTGGGTTCCGGAGAGATTACTGCGAATGGTGGTGCCCCGGTCCCGGAAACGGACGGCACGACGGACCGGCTCGCTGAAGAAGCGCCCGACACGGTGCAGCCGGACGGTATAGATACACCCGATGCCAGCGCTTTACTTGAGGAGTGGGCAGAGTCCGGCAAAATTCCGGGAGGCGCGGAGAGCGATGCTATTGATAATGAAGCTGAAAAGGTAGTTCAGAGTTCCGAGGCGGATGAAGAAACGGCGACAGAGCCACCGGCACCCGACTATAAATCATATACCGTTCAAGGCGCAGGAGCCAATGTTAGAAGCGGCCCGGGTATGAATCACAGTATAGTTACCGTAGTAAAGCGCGGTCAGGAGTTCAAGGGAACGGGAAAGCGACAGGGTAGGTGGTATAAAATTATCGCGCCTGACGGAAAAGAGGGCTGGATATCCGGGAAGATAATCAGGGAAGTAAAGTAA